The following DNA comes from Caminicella sporogenes DSM 14501.
CAGGTAAGCAAAGGAAACCTCTTAGCTTGATTACAATAAAAATATTGAAAAAAATTATTCAATAAGACTAAGTCCTTCTTTTTGCAATTCTTCTTCTCTTTGTACTAATGAATCTATTACTGTTTGAATATGTTCTGTAAGGTCTACTCCAAGCTCCTGAGCACTTTGTTTTATTTGTTCTCTATCTACTGCTTTAGCAAATGCCTTGTCCTTAAGTTTTTTCTTAACTGATTTTACTTTTAACCCCTCAAATTTATTAGGCCTTACTAAAACACAAGCTATTACAAAACTTGACAACTCATCTACAGCATATAAAGTTTTTGCCATATTTGTCTCCCTCGGCGTGTTAGTTTTATCAGCATGACCCTTTACCGCCATAATAAAATCTTCTGGATATCCATTTTCCTTTAATATTTCTATACCCTTCAGAGGATGCTGCTCTGGATATTTTTCAAAATCTATATCGTGTAAAAGTCCACATGCTCCCCAAGTTTCTACATCCTGGCCAAATTTTTTTGCATATCCTCTCATAGATGCTTCAACAGCTAAGCAATGCTTAATAAGACTTTTTGAATTAACGTACTGCTTTAAAAGATCAAATGCTTTTTCTCTAGTTATTTCCATTTAATTTCCTCCTCTTTTTCTATTTTTACTATAGAATACGCAACGAAAGGATTTTTTGTACTCTTTTAAAAAAATTCAATAAATATATTAAAAAACTATTTTTTCTCCTATACCATCAATTTTAGATTCTTTATCTGACACATCTTTAAATTGCAACAAAGATATAGTAGTGTTTACTACTCATTATACCTTGAAACGATTTACAGTTTCCATCATTTCACTTGCTATTCCACTTAAACTCTCTGCCTTTGCCGCTACTTCTTCTGACGATGAAGTGAGCTCTTCGGATGATGCTGCTACTTCTTCCGTTGCCGCTGAGTTTTCTTCCGTTACTGCACTTATTTGTTCTGCTTCTTTTAACTCCTTGATTATTTTTCTAGCTTTGTTAGCTCTTTTACTTTGAAGTTTTGCTGAAAATACTGTCTATTTGTATCATATCTTCTTCTACAAGTTCTTGTTCATCAGTTTTAGGTGTATTATCTATAATTTCTATAGTAGTACCATATTTTTTACATAGATTTTCTATTAATTCAAATTCAAATCTAATAGTATAATATTTCAATTTTATCACCTCAAAATAATTATAACATTAACTTATAATTATTTTGGTCAGGCTAAAAGTCTGTTTATTTCAAGCTTTACAAAGATTTTATAAGAAAATCATAATTCTTTTGACAGTACCCTATTTTATTTTGAAAAAACTGCATATTGCATAAAAAATTAAATAAATGTGATAAAAAGTAAATATTGTCTATCCTTTTTACCACATTTATTCGATATAGAAATATAGTACTTATAATTCTTGTACTGTAACTCCTTCAGGTATAGTAAATAGCAATTCATCAAACGGTCCTTTTCTGAGATTTTTTATTTCATGCGACATTACAATATTCCCCTCTGTTTCTTGCTCCATTTTGATGATTAATCCGTACTCTTTGGATATCCACATTCTTGTTACAGAATTTAGCCCTGGAACCTTCTTTTCAAAATAATACACATCTTGTCCATTATATGTTACCTCTTTAAAATCCCCATTTGCTTTTAATTCTTTTAAAAATTCATTGTCTAATGTTAATTCTTCTATAGTAAATAACCACATATTATCCATACCCATACCATCTTGTCGGGTCGTTTTCGTTGCTATATTTTCATCAGGTAAATACTGATAAAAAGCATTGTCTTTTTCTGAATTAATCATAACTATCGTCTTTTTAGTCACAGAATCTAACACTTCCATTCTATAACTTCCATTTTGCTTCCAATATTTTATAGATGTTTTATTCCCTCCTACTCCACTTATTAATTCAAACGAAAAGTCATCTGGAAAATTGATTTGAATTTCCTCTTCATTTTGTACTGCAGTAGAGTTATCATTATTTTCAATAGTTTCTATTTCTACAGGTTTATTAGTTTTATCTTGAAAACTACTGTTTTGTGATTCATCTTTTGACCCGCACCCTACTGCCGACAACACAATCACAATTACTAAAAGAAATAATGTAAAATATTTTTTCACAAAACTTCCCCCACACTTTTAAAAATTATTTCTATAGTTTTTACTATATACTTTATTATACCCTATTTTTTTAAAAAAACGAAATTTTTTAAAAATTCCAACATATTTTCATAGTTTGTTTTCTCAGTTTTATAATAAATATTAGGATAGATTTAAATATATTTGTCATAACATTTTTCATTGTTTATGAATTTAACGTTTTAAAATTTTGCTTTTTATAATTTAAAAGAAAACTCCAACTTCTAAAAATGTCTAAAATACTTTTAATTACAATTTCTCCCTAACTGCAACCCTAGTCCTCAAAACAAATTCCACCTCAACTAGCAATACAAGTTTTCCATCTCTAAAACCAATCTGTTGTATTGATATGGCTCAAGTGAAAAAAATTTATTTATCAGGTGATGGAGGTAAAAGGATTAAAAGATGACCAAATGGTGCGATTAAGAGTGCATAGAGCTAATTATGATAACATAATTGAAATCTTATTGATAATATTATACAATATTAAATATTATAATGAACAAAGTCATCAAATTATCCTCTATCTAGCATAATCTTGCCATGAAATATTAAAAAAATTGCGTGATTATAGAAAATATTGAAGCTAAATGCTGATAAACTTATAAATCTAATCCTGTAAAAGTATCTAAAGAAAATATGGAAAAAATACTGAAAAATATATTTGAAGTACACATTTAATATTATTAAAAAAGAACTATTATTATCAATAATTTTAATCCTTCTGAAACAAAAGTAAAATCTCCCATTTGAAGTAAAAA
Coding sequences within:
- a CDS encoding HDIG domain-containing metalloprotein yields the protein MEITREKAFDLLKQYVNSKSLIKHCLAVEASMRGYAKKFGQDVETWGACGLLHDIDFEKYPEQHPLKGIEILKENGYPEDFIMAVKGHADKTNTPRETNMAKTLYAVDELSSFVIACVLVRPNKFEGLKVKSVKKKLKDKAFAKAVDREQIKQSAQELGVDLTEHIQTVIDSLVQREEELQKEGLSLIE